The following coding sequences lie in one Saccopteryx bilineata isolate mSacBil1 chromosome X, mSacBil1_pri_phased_curated, whole genome shotgun sequence genomic window:
- the H2AB2 gene encoding histone H2A-Bbd type 2/3, whose protein sequence is MSGRRSRRGSSRPNRRTGTCARTVRAELSFCVSHLERLLREGHYSQRLSSSAPVFLAAIIEYLTATVLELAGDEAQKLGYRRITPQLLDMVIHNNPLLNAFLGSATISQVAPGSE, encoded by the coding sequence ATGTCCGGACGAAGGAGCCGTAGAGGGTCGTCCCGTCCCAACAGGCGGACCGGTACCTGCGCCCGCACCGTCAGAGCTGAGCTGTCCTTCTGTGTGAGTCATCTGGAGCGTCTCCTGCGGGAAGGCCACTACTCCCAGCGCCTGAGCTCGTCTGCACCAGTCTTTCTGGCGGCCATCATCGAGTACCTCACCGCCACGGTCCTGGAGCTGGCAGGCGACGAAGCCCAGAAACTTGGCTACAGACGCATCACTCCACAGCTTCTGGACATGGTGATCCACAACAACCCACTGCTCAACGCCTTCCTGGGAAGCGCTACCATCTCCCAGGTGGCCCCTGGCTCCGAGTAG